The nucleotide window atgttgacacttttggcccctatagtttgcaatacttcacttttgtgcaatttccgcgtcgtatgatccatgaaccatccgtttaaggttataaacattatgtagggttatcatagagcctatttatccattgttgacactttggacccttacgttccatagttttcactgtttgtcacttttagtccctctaaggtatgttttcacataccggaaccttatgacacgtgtcaagacattattggacgaaatttttcgaggtgttacataaatGAAGTCGGCTTCTTCATCGTACTTCCTCCGACGATCTTTAGTTGCAGGCATTAAATGTCTCTGCAAGAGATACGACAAGCTCTGTTCCCGCTCTTTCTCTTGTTCTCTTTTACAAGAAGCAATAACAATATCTGGGCTTATTGAGAAGCCCAATTAAAGAGGCCCAAGACGAGAAGCCCCAATCCAAAGGGCCTCATCGACAGGCAGaaagtttgtttgtgttcgttcgtttgttaaacaaacaaacacgaacaagaaacttcattcgtttagttaaacgaacgaacatgtaCAGAGGtcacgttcgttcatttatgttcgtgaacagtCGGTTACGTGTTCATTTGTGTTtaatagttcattagtgtttttagtttttatatgtTATTTATATACTTCAAACTTTCGATAAATAAAATACTTAATAAGTGTcggtgtattatatattatgtttgatagttcattagtgtttttaatttttatatgttatttatatatttcaaaatttcaaaagtgtcggtgtccaaagtgtaagaagtgtaagaagtgttttaaaccattggatctttgatctaatggttgagatcaaaagggtattaaaatgtaaattgtgttttaattagaaggggcttttgtaaaattgaagggcaatagtgtcttttccattctttcaaatatggtaaccgtttcaaacacaaccatcaaactcctaaaaatcagcgaattatatgtaaccgccatcaatctccaaaaaaaaatcagcgaatttcttcatactttaaaacattcccagatttttaaaacgtaatcgcagattcaagtcatggtgttttatctggagacattgttgatggcgtggtgttttatctggagacattgttcgtggcgtagtgttttataaatacaaaacattcccagattttaaaacaccaagactaggattcaagtcatggtgttttatctggagaccttgttcatagtgtggtgttttaaaacatctatgattcaagtcatggtgttttatcatgagacattattcatggcgtggtgtttatctggagacattgttcatatcgtggtgttttatctggagacattgttcatggtgtggtgctttatctggagacattattcatgccgtggtgttttatctggagacattgttcatggcgtggtgttttgtctccagatgtttaaaacactatgccatgaacaatgtcaccagataaaacaccacgccatgattcaagtcatggtgttttatctggaatccccagcaaccttctatataaaacaccatgaccaacatcatagtcaatttatccagttgttttaaaacaccacgccatgaatctgattatagatctatttatgataaagtatgaagaaattcgttgattttttggagattgatgacggttaccatataattcgctggttaccatataattcgctgatatttgaattaaatgacaaaatgtacaattacaaaactacccttttgaattaattaagaggatggacacttgtcattccaggaatatttcttacacttcttacaaattaagcactttgtacaggatcctaaaCCATATATTTCAAAATTTCGACAAATAAAATACTTAATAAGTGTCGGTGTATtgtatattatgttcatgaatgtttgtttgtgtttgttcgtttccatttgtgttcataaaCATTAGTTTGTACCCATTTGTGTGCATCAGCATTCTTTTtcattcgttgcctaaaattaacaaacaaacacgaacaagttcatttctttaacaaacgaacacaaacataaaatctcttttggtaaatgttcatgaacagttcgtgaacacatatatttcttaacaaacgaacttGAACaatcttgttcgtgttcgttcggttcgtttgcagccctagagAAAATCAATGTCAACCCACTTTAGGGACCATCCAAATAACAAATGAGCAAATCACAGGGAAAAACATGTAATTTCAGAAAGTCGAAACATGAAAAACTGGCAAACCATAGAGactatccgggcaattaactctttagttttttttttttttttttttttttttttttttttataaaatgtataAATAACAATAAGAGAGGCCATTGAAGAAAAATGCTGGGCCCATGCGAAACATTTCTAGAGTGGGCTGGATGCCTGGATCATAAGAAAATTTCACTCTTAGTGCCCCTTTAAACTCTCTACTGAATGGAGTGACATCTAACATCAAGTATGTCATAAAAAATCAAATGAAAAAGGCTTGAAAATCTTAAATTCTTATGCAACTTAACACAGAACCTTGTATTATTTAATAACAGAAGCAATACAGACccatgattttaataaaaaaagccACAAATTATTACATTCAAATCTCATACAAGAAGGAGCTGAAAAGCTTTATTTGCTCAGCTTCCAGCCCTATGATGATCGACAAGCTGCCATCATTTATCGGGCTTGGTAGCACGAAACATATCCCTTCTAACGGGATCCAAGTAGGCCCAGTGTAGATGGGCCGGCCCCATCCAAAGTCAGCGTCTTGAATTGGGAGCCTAGCCCAACTTGTTATCCGAAGATTCGTGTGTTTATAAGAAACCATAGGCTTTTGATCAAGATGTTGTTCCAGATAATCCACTGCTGATCTTAGATAATCGTTATTCATCGTCACTAACGCATCATGGATTTTACTTGCAGCTTGCCAGGTAGGTTTTAACTGAATTTCGCCTGCTGTCGCTATCGCAGTGGTTGTGAAGACAACATTCCCAAAATAGCCCGGTGGAAGTGGTGGTTCAAAGCGGGCCCGCCCATCTACGGCGATATTGAGTTTGGTGTCCAAATAGTTGGGCAGCCCACGGGCTTTACACACGCACTTCCAAACATGGCCCGAGAGAATTTCAAAAGAGCTGTAGCTGATTGTGTTAGTGTTACCATCAGCTTCCTTTGATTTTGTTTTGAGCATATCAAGTTGGTCGCGTGTTAACTTGAAAACCGAGCAGACGGTTTTGGTTTCATGTGACGAGACATGAAGTGGCACGTTCACTACTGGATCAGAGTGAAATTCGACGTGAACAAAAGTGGGCCGTGGTGGGTCTTGTGCGCGAAGGAGGGTCCGGTCTATGAAAGGTGGGAGAGTGATGTCAAGGCCACGAGCGATACCGGACCATGTGTTTATGAAATGCATTGCGGACAAACCGTCCACGACACGATGGTGCAAGCCAACACCTAGCGAAACCCCACCACATTTGAAGTAAGTTACCTGTACGACCAACAAAGGATAGGAATCAATTCCCAGCGAGTAATCCACCACCGGGACGAGTTTCAAGAACTCAAATTTGGGCGCAAAGTCACCAAAATCATCGATCTCCCCATCGGACTCGGCTTCCAAAAACAACGCACCTTGTCCTTGACAGTTAACCTCAATCCGACCATCTTCACCTCGCTTAAACCGCCCAGCCATCGGGTAAAATGCAACCAACGCCCTGCTCAAAGCGTCCTTCATCACTTTCGTATCAAAGAAGTTGGCAGCACCATTGGGCCGGTAAAAGTACACTAGTTGTATGTGAAAATTCGGGGCCGTGAGATCGAGGCAAGAGTTCCATAGCTTTATCGCCGGTGTCCCCTCCGCGGGTCTCACCATTGTCGATTCTCTTACCACCACCTTCATCTTGATTTTATTTCACGGTTGTCTCGTTGATCCTCCTCAACTTCTATTATATAAAAGAGGTCAAAATCGTGACAAAAACCGAATTGGCGCCGGTCACTCATTGACAAAATGAGACCTTTCTCCGGACAAATCCACACGTATATTCTTTGGATATTAGAATGAGAGGAAAAAAATTTGTTAATTTGTGTGTAATGATGTATAATTTGTAATTTACGATCTATGATCAAATAAATTGCCTtaaaagtttataattttataCTATTAATAGAGAGAGTGAATGAATAGTAATTATATTtgttttaaaggttttttttatatgtgtttatgtggttttttatatattttatatgaCTTTCTTTGGTTTTTTATCGATGCAAATCACGTGTTGgtattttgtttgatcatatcaagATATTTTTTCTCTATGGGTTGCTGTAACGAGTGTAGGTGGTATAACAAAACAAATCGATGCCGACCAAATTCCCAATATGTTGGTCTATTTTTGGTCATATCATGATTTCTTTTCTATATTGGTTGCTATAACAAGTGTCAGTACCGTAGTTAAACGAACTGATACCCACCCACCGCGCAACGCGAAAATTTCTGACGCAACTCGCGGATTTAATAGCATTTTATACTATTAATAGAGAGAGTAAATGAATAGTAATTATATTtgttttaaaggttttttttatatgtgtttatgtggttttttatatattttatatgaCTTTCTTTGGTTTTTTATCGACGCAAATCACGTGTTGGTATTTTTTTTGATCATATCAAGATATTTTTTCTCTATGGGTTGCTGTAACGAGTGTAGGTGGTATAACAAAACAAATCGATGCCGACCAAATTCCCAATATGTTGGTCTATTTTTGATCATATCATGATTTCTTTTCTATATTGGTTGCTATAACAAGTGTCAGTACCGTAGTTAAACGAACTGATACCCACCCACCGCGCAACGCGAAAATTTCTGACGCAACTCGCGGATTTAATAGCACTAGTTTTCATTAACATACAAGCTATGTAtaacatttaaaataaaatatagttatgttaatttttttatcttttatgaAACGAGAATTTAGGACCCGCGTGTTGCAGCGGCACCGTAAACCAAAATAAAAATTAGATGTAAAAGCGTTTAACCACGTACGTAAGTACGACGTGGTAACTTGCAAAATGTATTTAAATACAAAAacgaatttttaaaaatttaaaagagGATATTGTTATTACTCTTATTATCTGGTTTAATAATAAAAGTGATTAATATAATCTAATAATGATTCAATTCTGTTGGAAAAGTATAAAGGAATTAATGTATAAACTTAAACAAAACAATAAGTGCAAAACAAAATTGTTTTGATAAAAGAAGTTTTTAACTTTAATCATACTCCATGTAATTTCcctttttatataataaaataataacatatataataatatatgtcaATCTTTTCTATACTTTATAGAAAAACCAAAAGAAATCATGAGTACTGTTGTTAAACTTTTTTgctattaataaaaaataaatcgGTCTTTAAACAGT belongs to Helianthus annuus cultivar XRQ/B chromosome 5, HanXRQr2.0-SUNRISE, whole genome shotgun sequence and includes:
- the LOC110941973 gene encoding shikimate O-hydroxycinnamoyltransferase, with the protein product MKVVVRESTMVRPAEGTPAIKLWNSCLDLTAPNFHIQLVYFYRPNGAANFFDTKVMKDALSRALVAFYPMAGRFKRGEDGRIEVNCQGQGALFLEAESDGEIDDFGDFAPKFEFLKLVPVVDYSLGIDSYPLLVVQVTYFKCGGVSLGVGLHHRVVDGLSAMHFINTWSGIARGLDITLPPFIDRTLLRAQDPPRPTFVHVEFHSDPVVNVPLHVSSHETKTVCSVFKLTRDQLDMLKTKSKEADGNTNTISYSSFEILSGHVWKCVCKARGLPNYLDTKLNIAVDGRARFEPPLPPGYFGNVVFTTTAIATAGEIQLKPTWQAASKIHDALVTMNNDYLRSAVDYLEQHLDQKPMVSYKHTNLRITSWARLPIQDADFGWGRPIYTGPTWIPLEGICFVLPSPINDGSLSIIIGLEAEQIKLFSSFLYEI